From Chroogloeocystis siderophila 5.2 s.c.1, one genomic window encodes:
- the sds gene encoding solanesyl diphosphate synthase, whose amino-acid sequence MTSATFLFSPVEADLQILSENLIQLVGTRHPKLFAAAKHLFGAGGKRLRPAIVLLVSRATMLDEDITLRHRRLAEITEMIHTASLIHDDVVDESAMRRGVPTIHSLFGNGVAVLAGDFFFAQSSWYLANLDNLEVVKLLSEVIMDFAAGEIQQGDTLFNTSLSIEAYLKKSYYKTATLFANSCKAAGVLSGVSNEVAEHLYCYGRDIGLAFQIVDDIFDFTGSADVLGKPAGSDLKSGNLTAPVLFALAEKPYLEVLIEREFAQKGDLEQAIALIQDSKGLEQARELAKQHATQAVEHLNVLPPSESRQALINMADYVLTRLY is encoded by the coding sequence ATGACCTCAGCCACCTTCCTTTTTTCCCCCGTCGAAGCAGACCTACAGATACTGTCAGAAAACTTAATTCAGTTAGTAGGTACACGCCATCCCAAACTCTTCGCAGCGGCAAAGCACTTATTCGGAGCCGGAGGAAAACGGCTGCGCCCAGCAATTGTGCTACTTGTATCGCGAGCAACAATGTTGGATGAAGACATTACGCTGCGTCATCGTCGCTTAGCTGAAATTACAGAAATGATTCATACCGCAAGTCTGATTCATGATGATGTGGTGGATGAATCCGCAATGCGGCGAGGTGTTCCGACGATTCATAGCCTATTTGGTAATGGTGTAGCAGTACTGGCAGGAGATTTCTTTTTTGCTCAATCCTCCTGGTATTTGGCTAACTTAGACAATTTAGAAGTCGTTAAGCTCTTATCAGAAGTGATTATGGATTTTGCGGCTGGAGAAATTCAGCAAGGCGACACTTTATTCAATACAAGTTTATCTATTGAAGCTTATTTGAAAAAGAGCTACTATAAAACCGCGACTTTGTTTGCGAATAGCTGTAAAGCCGCAGGTGTACTCAGCGGCGTATCAAACGAAGTTGCAGAGCATTTGTATTGTTATGGGCGTGATATTGGTTTAGCGTTTCAGATTGTCGATGACATTTTTGACTTCACTGGTTCAGCCGACGTCTTAGGTAAGCCCGCTGGTTCGGATCTTAAAAGTGGTAATTTAACCGCACCAGTGCTATTTGCTTTGGCAGAAAAACCGTATTTAGAAGTCTTAATCGAACGCGAATTTGCACAAAAAGGTGATTTAGAACAAGCGATCGCGCTTATTCAAGATAGTAAAGGTCTCGAACAAGCACGCGAATTAGCTAAACAACACGCAACTCAAGCCGTTGAACATCTCAATGTTTTACCACCTTCTGAATCGCGCCAAGCTTTGATTAATATGGCTGATTACGTTTTGACTCGATTATATTAG
- the murI gene encoding glutamate racemase yields the protein MADTSVSSHLHQVQNAPIGIFDSGLGGLTVLHQLYRQLPQESIIYFGDTARVPYGTRSPGEIVQFMREILTWMLQQQVKMVVTACNTSSALALDTVQKEFPIPIIDLILPGAKAAVQQGKRIGVIATPATAASNAYKRAILEIDPSVRVWQVGCPEFVPLIEQNRIHDLYTKEVARDYLTFLLQQRIDTLVYGCTHYPHLAPVLRSLLPRSVKLIDPAEYVVAATAQELELLGLKNTHPPSPTRFCVTGCPQRFAQSSLPWLGYTPDIEAVCLAPAQSRLV from the coding sequence GTGGCTGATACTTCTGTCTCTTCGCATTTACATCAAGTACAAAACGCTCCGATCGGCATTTTTGATAGCGGCTTAGGCGGTCTGACGGTACTACATCAGCTTTACCGCCAACTGCCTCAAGAGTCTATTATTTATTTTGGAGATACAGCGCGAGTTCCTTATGGCACTCGTTCGCCAGGTGAAATTGTTCAATTCATGCGCGAAATTCTCACCTGGATGCTTCAGCAGCAAGTCAAAATGGTAGTTACGGCTTGCAATACAAGTTCAGCGCTGGCACTCGACACCGTACAAAAAGAATTTCCTATTCCAATTATCGATTTGATTCTGCCAGGAGCAAAAGCAGCAGTACAGCAAGGTAAACGAATCGGCGTAATCGCGACTCCAGCAACTGCGGCGAGTAATGCTTATAAACGTGCAATATTAGAAATCGATCCGAGTGTCCGAGTGTGGCAAGTAGGGTGTCCTGAATTTGTGCCACTTATCGAGCAAAATCGCATTCATGACCTCTATACAAAGGAAGTTGCACGCGATTATTTAACTTTCTTATTACAACAGCGCATCGATACGTTGGTGTATGGCTGTACGCATTATCCTCATCTTGCGCCAGTACTGCGATCGCTTTTACCACGCTCTGTTAAACTTATTGATCCGGCTGAGTATGTCGTTGCAGCGACGGCGCAAGAACTAGAATTATTAGGATTAAAAAATACTCATCCCCCTTCACCAACACGCTTTTGTGTCACTGGTTGTCCTCAACGGTTTGCCCAGTCTTCCTTACCTTGGTTAGGTTATACTCCTGACATTGAAGCGGTTTGCCTAGCACCAGCCCAGTCAAGATTAGTTTAG
- a CDS encoding N-acetylmuramoyl-L-alanine amidase produces the protein MRFHWLLPSTLSIFLLSSPAEAAKLRAWNFDANRNRLDFKTEGAVQPKAQLIFNPMRLVIDLPGTKLDRPTVKQDLGGTIRSIRVGQFDEQTARVVIELSPGYKLDPEKVKFEGATPSQWSVQLPQPERIALSPPAPSSPTAQTMTNASPSQPLLSAIVPGRSTTNSTPPALEKLTTAATVQVENVQVTGDGLFVRTRGGGTPQIRVNRSSDRGTIDVDLVGASLSPQLTKKPTVTINRYGVGRIQFNQVQNSPPVTRMTMRVDRNGPDWQATVSRFGGLVVLPQGRSNTNTVVNTLTQNTNTPSSGLATIQAAELTIDGAQLLIRASEKINYTGGWDRSTGLYRITIPNAQLASNVRGPALTSNSPVLRVRLQQADSRTVTIWVQPATGVRIGELNQPGQDILALQLSRANSILLPPANAQTPPPEPQPVPVPVPQPATPPKPATSPPAKPNPPKQSAVVVIDPGHGGKDPGAIGIGGLQEKQVILPISKQIAAILEKEGIKVVMTRDSDYFVDLAPRVAIAERANADVFVSIHANSMGMSRPDVNGLETYYFSSGQRLAQVIHRNILRRVTVRDRGVRRARFYVLRKSSMPSVLVELGYVTGREDNPRLRSAAYQTQMAEAIAQGILEYLGR, from the coding sequence GTGAGATTTCACTGGCTACTACCCAGTACTTTAAGCATTTTTCTGTTATCGTCTCCCGCAGAGGCGGCGAAACTTCGAGCGTGGAATTTTGATGCTAATCGCAATCGATTGGATTTCAAGACGGAGGGTGCTGTTCAACCGAAAGCACAACTGATCTTTAATCCGATGCGATTAGTGATCGATTTACCAGGAACCAAACTAGATCGTCCTACAGTAAAACAAGATCTGGGCGGGACAATTCGCAGTATCCGAGTTGGTCAATTTGACGAACAAACGGCTCGTGTAGTAATTGAATTAAGTCCTGGTTACAAGCTCGATCCGGAGAAGGTGAAATTTGAAGGAGCAACACCGAGTCAGTGGAGCGTACAGCTACCCCAGCCAGAACGAATCGCGCTTAGCCCACCAGCGCCATCGTCCCCAACGGCACAAACAATGACTAATGCTTCGCCTTCGCAGCCATTATTATCAGCGATTGTGCCAGGGCGTAGTACGACAAACAGCACACCCCCAGCCCTAGAAAAGCTAACAACGGCTGCAACTGTACAAGTCGAAAATGTTCAGGTGACAGGAGACGGACTTTTTGTCCGCACCCGTGGTGGTGGAACTCCTCAGATTAGAGTGAATCGCAGTAGCGATCGCGGTACAATTGATGTCGATTTAGTCGGTGCTTCATTATCACCACAGCTAACGAAAAAGCCGACAGTAACAATCAATCGTTACGGAGTTGGTCGAATTCAATTCAATCAAGTTCAAAATTCACCGCCCGTAACGCGGATGACGATGCGGGTAGACCGAAATGGACCTGATTGGCAAGCAACGGTTAGCCGTTTTGGTGGTTTAGTCGTCCTTCCACAGGGAAGAAGTAATACTAATACCGTTGTCAATACTCTGACACAAAACACAAATACACCTTCGTCAGGATTGGCAACAATTCAAGCCGCCGAATTGACGATTGATGGCGCGCAATTATTGATTCGAGCGAGTGAAAAGATTAACTATACAGGCGGTTGGGATCGCTCGACAGGACTGTATCGCATTACAATTCCGAATGCGCAGCTAGCAAGTAATGTCCGAGGACCCGCGCTGACTTCTAATAGTCCGGTACTCCGCGTGCGTTTGCAGCAGGCTGACTCGCGTACCGTCACAATTTGGGTACAACCAGCAACAGGAGTTCGGATCGGCGAACTTAATCAGCCAGGGCAAGATATCCTCGCTTTACAACTTTCCCGCGCTAATTCGATCTTACTACCGCCTGCGAATGCGCAAACACCGCCACCTGAGCCGCAGCCTGTCCCCGTACCTGTACCGCAACCAGCTACACCACCAAAGCCTGCCACATCGCCTCCTGCGAAGCCTAATCCTCCTAAACAGAGTGCTGTCGTCGTTATCGATCCAGGACACGGAGGGAAAGATCCTGGCGCAATTGGCATCGGGGGATTACAAGAAAAGCAGGTGATTTTGCCGATATCTAAACAAATTGCCGCCATTTTGGAGAAAGAAGGTATAAAAGTCGTAATGACCCGCGATTCGGATTACTTTGTTGACCTCGCGCCGCGCGTAGCGATCGCCGAACGCGCTAATGCGGACGTTTTTGTGAGTATCCATGCGAATTCGATGGGGATGAGTCGTCCTGATGTCAATGGGTTGGAAACCTACTATTTTTCTAGCGGTCAACGTTTAGCACAGGTGATTCATCGCAATATTTTGCGGCGCGTGACTGTGCGCGATCGCGGCGTGAGACGCGCCCGATTTTATGTCTTGCGGAAATCTTCGATGCCCTCGGTTCTCGTTGAACTTGGTTATGTCACGGGTCGTGAAGATAATCCTCGACTGCGAAGTGCTGCTTACCAAACGCAAATGGCAGAAGCGATCGCGCAGGGTATTTTAGAGTACCTTGGGCGCTAG